A region of the Nitrospirota bacterium genome:
GCTTGAAAAACTCGCTGGCGGCTTTCTGTTCACCGAAGGCCCGGTGTGGGTCCCAGCCAACACCAGCATATCGGGGTATCTCCTCTTCAGCGATCCCAACGCTAATACTATTTATCGCTGGTCGCCTGAGGGGCAGGTCTCCGTCTTTCGGACCAAGAGTGGCTATAGCGGCTTCAACGTCGGAGAGTATCACCAACCTGGCTCGAACGGGTTGACGCTGGATCCCCAAGGACGGCTCACGATCAATCAACATGGCAACCGGCGCGTCATCCGCGTCGAACCGCGCGGGAATATCACCGTGATGGCCGAGCGGTACGATGGCAAGCACCTTAACAGCCCCAACGATCTTGTATACCGCTCCGACGGCGCGCTGTTTTTCACCGATCCGCCGTTCGGTCTGCCGAAAGTCTTCGATGACCCGCGCAAGGAACTGCCCTACAGCGGTGTCTATTGCGTTAAGGACGGGCAGGTGAAACTTGTAAGTACAGATCTAGATGCTCCCAACGGACTCGCCTTTTCCCCGGGCGAAGAGTTTCTGTATGTGAACAATTGGAACGACAAGAAAAAGGTTATCCTGCGCTATGACGTAAAGTCGGATTGCACACTCACAAACGGCAGGCTGTTCTTCGACATGACCAATGTGCCGGGTGACGATGCGTTGGATGGATTGAAAGTCGATCAACAGGGCAATGTGTATTCGACCGGACCGGGCGGGCTTTGGATCATCTCGCCGGCGGGCAAGCAGCTCGGACTCATCAAAGGGCCGGAAGACCCCCACAACATGGCCTGGGGCGACGACGACGCCAAGACGTTGTATATCACGGCATCGACTGGGATCTATCGGATGAGGATGAACATTGCTGGAGTCAGGCCATGAGCGATTTCACAGCTGACTCTTGGCCAACCTGGACCTATGACTGCACCGGGGCTTCACGACAACGAGAAATCCTCTGTGCCAGAGCACGCGTCATCGTTCGATGGCTGCTCCGCCGGGGAGCCACCATGGATAAGCATGGTCCCACGACAGAAGAACGACGGCGTCAACGGTAGCGCCAGAGGCGATCCTCTGCTATGATCTTGGCCAAGAATGTTCCACGACTTGTCGTAGCACTGTGAAAGGCTTACTCGCCCGCATCACTCTTCCCTGCCGCGACGTGACACGGCTCGCGTCCGAATCCATGGACCGGTCACTCCCGCTCTCGACCAGAATTCAACTACAACTCCATTACTGGATATGCCAAGCGTGCACGCAATACCGGCGGCAACTGTTGGTCCTCCGGAAGGCCACGCGGCTTGCAG
Encoded here:
- a CDS encoding SMP-30/gluconolactonase/LRE family protein encodes the protein MLKPAQLEERRSTGRLCFNWYRISVTIPEKIGPFDSTGSTVVFEVAVDDYAEVWVDGKLPLVLGQPGGQLIKGFNAPNRVVLTRNARPNQKIQLAVFGINGPLSNPPGNFIWVRSATLDFYKATKVGPTQLVDTDIVRVDPTLDAIVSSDAKLEKLAGGFLFTEGPVWVPANTSISGYLLFSDPNANTIYRWSPEGQVSVFRTKSGYSGFNVGEYHQPGSNGLTLDPQGRLTINQHGNRRVIRVEPRGNITVMAERYDGKHLNSPNDLVYRSDGALFFTDPPFGLPKVFDDPRKELPYSGVYCVKDGQVKLVSTDLDAPNGLAFSPGEEFLYVNNWNDKKKVILRYDVKSDCTLTNGRLFFDMTNVPGDDALDGLKVDQQGNVYSTGPGGLWIISPAGKQLGLIKGPEDPHNMAWGDDDAKTLYITASTGIYRMRMNIAGVRP
- a CDS encoding zf-HC2 domain-containing protein; amino-acid sequence: MKGLLARITLPCRDVTRLASESMDRSLPLSTRIQLQLHYWICQACTQYRRQLLVLRKATRLAASETHAQTDAQLSAAAKARLKEALRARRD